Genomic segment of Mastomys coucha isolate ucsf_1 unplaced genomic scaffold, UCSF_Mcou_1 pScaffold5, whole genome shotgun sequence:
tcccagtgtagcaCCGAGCCTTTTGtggggtgagcttttaagcacaaaaacacatgttctgggttgacatactttaGTTAACAAGAATAGTTAGTCAAAAGTAGAACTACAGAAGCTAAAAAGAAAGGTTAGAGACTTTCCtggaactatggactttgatggattagacttttgttttagtttggcaggtggtgctgtctatgtggtgagttttacagcctgaatggtattttcatcatggagtcagtcaTGCTAAGGTCTGGGGCCTGTTATCCTATTGGGTACTCAGCTAAGAGAGCAGTTGTAATATTCACAAACCACTGGAGGTTGGGTGGTAAAACTCTCCTTACAGAAGAGGAGCCTGACTGTACTAAAGAAACATTGAGACTTACAGAACCCAGACTGGTGAGGTGGCTAAGCAAGTAAAGCCAGATGAGCCTGACGACCTGAATCTAATACCTGGAATCCACAGCAAAAGGAGAACACCAACCTGGAacctaaaagttgtcctttgaccagACATTTTNNNNNNNNNNNNNNNNNNNNNNNNNNNNNNNNNNNNNNNNNNNNNNNNNNNNNNNNNNNNNNNNNNNNNNNNNNNNNNNNNNNNNNNNNNNNNNNNNNNNNNNNNNNNNNNNNNNNNNNNNNNNNNNNNNNNNNNNNNNNNNNNNNNNNNNNNNNNNNNNNNNNNNNNNNNNNNNNNNNNNNNNNNNNNNNNNNNNNNNNNNNNNNNNNNNNNNNNNNNNNNNNNNNNNNNNNNNNNNNNNNNNNNNNNNNNNNNNNNNNNNNNNNNNNNNNNNNNNNNNNNNNNNNNNNNNNNNNNNNNNNNNNNNNNNNNNNNNNNNNNNNNNNNNNNNNNNNNNNNNNNNNNNNNNNNNNNNNNNNNNNNNNNNNNNNNNNNNNNNNNNNNNNNNNNNNNNNNNNNNNNNNNNNNNNNNNNNNNNNNNNNNNNNNNNNNNNNNNNNNNNNNNNNNNNNNNNNNNNNNNNNNNNNNNNNNNNNNNNNNNNNNNNNNNNNNNNNNNNNNNNNNNNNNNNNNNNNNNNNNNNNNNNNNNNNNNNNNNNNNNNNNNNNNNNNNNNNNNNNNNNNNNNNNNNNNNNNNNNNNNNNNNNNNNgggggggggggggttaaaaCAGATACTGATATTTAGGTCCTAACCCAGAGTTATCTGGTTATTTGCAGTTATATGAGAGCCTTTAAAAGCTCTCTAGGAGCAGGGAAGGCTGCTGttctgggactagagagatggctccagcaGTTAGCAGCACTTAGTCATCTTTCACAAGACTCAGGTttagttcccatcacccacatggtggtttacaaccacccCTAACCCAGTGCCAGGGGGTCAGATGCCTTCTTTGAGCTCTTTGGGTATGAGGCACAtggtaaacatatatacatagcgaacaaaatactcataaaataaatataccagagaaataaaaaaaaaatggctctccTAAGGAGGGCACAATAGAGTATACAGACATAATAGCATATAtaaagatgatatatatatatagggtgttTATTGTAGCATTGTTCATAATACTGAACTATTGAAAATAACCCAAGTGTCCAATAATAAAAGActtgtttaaaaattatgaaatagtaattgggccgtggtggtgcacaccttaaatcccagcccttgggaggcaaaggcaggtggatttctgagtttgaggccagcctggtctacagagtgagttccaggacagccagggctacacagagaaaccctgtctcaagaaaccaagaaaaaaaaaaaacttatgaaaTAACCATAAGTGAATTCATTCAAAATCCTATTATAGATATAGATTGGCATGGAAACATACCTATGACATATGAAATAGTGATCGTAGTAATATTCTAGTAGGTGTAATTGGATTCTACTATAACTTTATAATATCCACATAtgggaaatacagaaaatacttgTTAACTAATAAATTAGGGAAGTTTGATCCTGTTATATaatttcaagtttttgtttttgtttgtttgcttgtctttgtttttgtttttttggttttttgagacagggtttctctgtatagccctggctgtcctggaactcactctgtagaccaggctggcctcaaatccagaaatctgcctgcctctgcctcccaagttctgggattaaaggcatgcaccaccactacccagcaattTCAAGTTTTTGTAATTCTTTGCAAACTCCTTTAATTGGGGGGAATAGAGAgagtttagaaatatttaaaattcaagtcCTTGGAGAGATTAAAATGCCATTATAATTAACCATAAACCTAATTAATTTTATCATAACTCATTTGAAGAAAAACTAACAAGAGAATGGTCAGTGTAGTGCACAAAAATATgaaggtagggctggagagatggctcagtggttgagagtatagctgctcttctagaggtcctgagctcaattcccagcaaccacatggtggctaacaaccatctgtaatgggatctgatgccctcttttagacagctacagtgtacttacatataataaataaatctttaaaaaaaaagtctagcctgagctacatgagatgatgtttcaaaagagagaggggagggatgaagagaaaagagaaaggatgaatATCTGAATCTAGCTGATTGCTAACAAGAAGATCATTAATGAGAAGGGACATTAATATTTATTGTGTGATTCTCATGTATGAGGCAGTAGTTTTCAGATTGAAACTAAGACTCTGGTTAAGTCATGCCCAGGGTGCTCAACCAGTTGTTGACCAAACTAATTCCAGATCCTTACTATGATACTATATGTTCCTGGAATAATGAGAGAATTTCTGACTTGAGTAACCTAGGTTTTGACCCTAGAGTCAACCAAACCATTCATGAAACTTGGAAAAAGCTGGagctccatcatcatcatcatcatcatcaatcatcatcatcatcatcatcatcaatatcaATTCCTAAGTAGCAATTTCAAACAAGGTGGGAGTAAATCTGTACATCACAAAAGGTACCTTGTTCAAGCTGAGCTAGCACAGCCTGATTAACCTGTGAGGCTGACTTCATAACCCTCAGATAGTCAGGAGTCCCTGAGAACTCCTAGAATCCAGGACGAATAAGGAAATTCCCTCTGTACACAGAAATCCTGATTTTTCTTAAGAACTTTGCCAAAGGCTATTGTCAAGTCCAAAGACAGAGTTACTTTCCATCTGGGGAGTGATTCTCCATGAAGAATTGTCACTGTAAAACAAGATGTTTACTAGGAAGCCCCTTTTATGACATCATCAGACAGAGATTGTAAAGAGGACTTTGAGACACTCTTAGAACAGCTGCCACTTCCGAGGAGGACCGAGAACAACAGCTCTGAAAACAATGAGGGTAAACACTCATGCTTAATCGGGATCCTGAAAACAAGCCCGCTTATAAAACATGGCGTCTAACCAGAAGGCCACAGTCTATCAGGTAtacaagacaaataaaaatggGTCCAAGGTAGCCGTTTCTTCCCACAGAGGGGCTGAGGTCACTACCTCCACTCCTCAGCGGGGACATGGATATTATTCCTCAAGCCAGcgaactgctgctgctgtctccctgagtcctcctcctcctcctcctccttcccagaaaAGAGCCGAAGCTGCATCCACCACTCACCATTCAACATCAGACTACCTACGCTCTGTGTCCCCACAGCCAGGGCCTGGCCTCTCTGCAGTCTCCACTTCACGGGGAACTGAGACCCGAACAAGAACAGAGATGCCCCGCCATCACTGTACACTTCACTCTCCACATCATTCTCCTCATCACTCTCCTCATCGAAAGAACCAGTCAGTCCAGACGATGTCCTCCCATCTTGCAGGAGTGCATCGGAACATCAGTCCAGTCAGGGAAGAGTCAACACGAAGAACTGAGAACAGGCCAGGGCATGAGGTTGGCCATCATTCCTCTATGACCTCTGACACAAAATGCCGTCACTTGTCTTTTActggagaaaaagaggaggaccCACCCTCCAAGGTCCAGAACCCCCACGGGGTTAAAGTACCCCGTAGGACTTCAGCTCACCCGAAGGATGAAGCTATACAAACAGAGCCCAACCGAAGAACTACTGCTGAGGTCAGATCTTCAAGAAATGTCTCTGTCCAAGAGCATGGCATTCGCGTGGCTAGTAACCCTCAGATAGTCATTAGGAAGATCCCTCCCCAGGAATCAGAAGTTTGTCACAGCTCAATACTTTCAGAACCTAAGACCTCGCAAAAGAACATGAAAATGTCATcaggcctcaaactctctgtCCTTAGAGATTTAGATGGGCCACCCCGAGCTCCTCCTCCTCGACCAGAGCGTTCTGTCTGTATTGAGACCAAGCCCTCCCCAAAGATTTTAGTATCTGAAACGGAGCCCACTATGAGGTCCCCAACCCGAGAACGTGAGGTCGGACGAAAGGTGACCATCTCCCCAGGAAAACAGTCGATGCAATCACCTCATCGTGTGACATGTCAAACAGTGTCTGAAGGCGCCTCTAAGTCTCCCCTCTATCCAGAGTTTTCTCCAAAGCCTTCCAACCAAGCCCCGTCAGCCTTTGAGTTGACCCCTCGGCCTTTGCCCCCTAGGTCCTTACCTAGGTATGGACCTGATTGCTCCTGGTGGGCCTTACTGAATCCTAAAGTTGAAATGCCCCCAGACCAGTCATCAATATTTGATTTTGAATCTAAGTCGCCTCCTCCCCTAGACCCTTTAGAGTCCTTTTATGAAATGGACCCAACCCCTTTCTGTGAGGACTTGATGTTCCAGAGAGACAAAGCAAGCCTACCGCCATCCCCGAAGGAATCTCTGTACCGAGTACCATTGACAGAAGTGCCAAAGACCCTGAAGTACACCAGCAAACAACCCATTCAAGGGTTCAGTGCTTTCTTCCTGGGTATGTGAAGAAGCAAGCAGTCCAGCCGCAGCCCACATTTAGTGAAATGGGATGTTGGTTGTGATGGGCACGAAAGCACCTGCTCTTCCTTCTGGGCCCTAAAGGCTGCCTTCCTGCTAGTGCCAAAGTTGGTTCTATCTTGGAGCTCAGTGCTCCATGCCTTGCCTGCCAGCTTCAGTGAGCCCCAAGCTGCTGGCATCAGAGCAGATGGTTAAATCGGGAGTTGAGCATTGACTCTGAACAGGCATTGCAACTTAACTCTTTCGTTAGGGGAGAGAATGGACTGCAGGGTCAGAAGTGAATTCCTCAGAGTGGAAATAAAGAACTGAGGCAGGGTGAGGGCTGGTAAgcctgttaaaaaacaaacaggagccTCAGGTAAATACTGTGGTTTTTAAAGTAGAGTAGTTGGGGCCCACATGGGCTGGGTCACAGGcttccaggaggcagagagctttAAAGTGcacagaggaggtggaagagggacAGTGGGTGCAAGGTACCCAGTCTTAGGTGGAAGGAGAGTAAAAAGGGTTAAGGGCTAAAAAGACTTTCTGGTGGAGGCATGGAGGGAGGATGACGTTCCACACACAGGAAAAAGCAAGTTTCTGTTACTTTCAGATGTTTCCGAGGAAATGTACAACCGGATCCTCTGGTGGCTGAAAGGTCTGTGTTTTCCCTtctggggagggggggggggCGCTTATGGAAGGCTTCGGGGGAGGGTGAGAAGACAGGTGATAGGGTGACCTCTGTGTTTGTCCTGAATGCTAAGACTGTCAGAAAATTAAATGCTAGTGTTTAGACCTAAATGAGCAGTAATTCTTTTTCACCTTAAATTCCGTTACTAGTCATCCATTTCAGAATGTGAACCTTTTTCATTTTCAACAGTATCCTTCTAATGAGAACTCACATCTGGGAAAGAGAACAATTCAAGCCCTGTGGTCTTACCTACTGTggattggggtttttgtttgtttttgagacaaggtcttgttttATAGCCTTGGCTAGCATTGACCTTGCTAGGTAGACCTGAATGACCTTGAATACAtacagatctgtctgcctccagagtgcttggactaaagatgtatgccaccatccatacccagcttttaagatttaatttatttgccaggcagtggtggtacacacctttaatctcagcacttgggaggcagaggcaggtggatttttgagtttgaggccagcttagtctacagagtgagttccaggacagccagggccacccagagaaaccctgtctagaaaaaaaaatttaatgtatttGATGTGTTTGGTCTTTTGCTCATGTACCTCTgtgcccaagaaggccagaagagggtatctgatcccctggaactagatttacagacagttgtgagctgccatgtggttgctgggaattgaacctggatcctctgcaagagtacccagtgcttaaacactgagccatccctccaaccccccaATCATGTGTTTTAAGGGTAAATCACCAAAACAAGACAACCTGCTTCGAAGTCACGCCCATTGTTGAATCCCCAGTGATTCCGGTTAAGGGTTCAGAACTCTCTTCAAGCCCTCCCTCACTTGTTGTCCTGGTAGGATCTCTAGGCCTACTCACAGCTCACTCCGCCCCCCATACCAGTAGGTCTTGCCTTTGTCTCTGGAATCATTAACACCTTCTTAGATCCTTTGCTCTGAATTGTGCTTGGGCTCAGACCTCCAAGAGTGTCTTGGTAGCATAGAGTTCTTGCTGTAAGAATTATGGCATAATAAGCCCTTGTCCTTTTTATTAATGGGACACAGGACAAGGCTGTGGATGATATTCCTGGGGAGGAAAGAGCCCTGTGCACACACTCCAACCCCAAGTCGTACTCCCATTTGGAGGGCCTGACCAGTGTGAGTAGCATTATGTGTAAAGCATCATGAACACTCAGCAAATGGTAGCTGCAGTTTTTTAGGGCTCTAGGAAGGGACTTGGTCTAGGCTAATCCTGTATCTTTAGTAACACACTGTTTTTCCCCCTCATGTTGACACTTCCTGAATTCCATTTGTTGCCCGCCTCCGGAAATGCCTGGCTTCTACTTTGTTTTGACAGATGAGGAGGTAAGAATCCTTGTGGGAGATGACTTCTAGTCCAGCATCTTAACCCCTTATCTAATTCCTACTCCTGCCCTCTAATGGGGCCGGTGTGGAAGGAGACAGAACTACATGTGGTTAGTAGGTTGTGCACTGCACAAAAGGGCACTGTGCAGGGGTATTTGTACAAAAATGTTCCATGAACTAAAGTTGCAGTTTTGAAGAGAAAGTGAAGATCTTTCACCCCATGCTCCAGGGGAAGACTAGGTAGCTATGGGTTGGATAATTCTCCATCTGGCTCTTCCCTCTCCTGCCTAGGGCACTTCAGAAAGGGGTCGCCTTTCTGGGTTACACACTATTTGAGTCCTCAGGTTGGAGAAACATAAAGTGGGCTCTGCTCTTGGCAGTCCTGTGTCCTAAATTTGGCAGTGTCCTGATTTTGCAGCCCGTTGACTGTTCCCTTAAACACTTGTGCTCTTCTTGGTCCACGTTTGATAAGATGGTCAAAGCTCTTCCACTCTTTTCTTTGACTACATTCCTCTCTTAACCCAAAGCCGAGCAAAATTCTCTAGTGAGTCCCATGCATGGCTGGCTGACCCGGGATGAACAGTTGACTTGAGATAGAAACAAGGGGGACAGCAAGAGCTCAGATAACAGAACAGCTGGGGCAGGGGGAGTGTCCAGGAATGCAGCTGCCACCCCCTCTGCCCCAGGCCCTAAGCTCAGCTGTAGGTGGGAGAAGGCACTCTTAGAGATTATTTCCAAGCAAAGCAGGAAGgtccttttttctctgctttccttccatccCATACTGCTCCTTCATTCCATAGACGGTTACTCAGATGTCTGACACTCTGCTAGGCACTAGTATAtatacacgcgcgcgcgcacacacacacacacacacacacacacacacactttgctttGAGATACTGACTACACAAATGGGGAGATAAGACATggacagggagaaaaaaaacaatatataaatagatactAGTCTGTGCTCAGATACCCAAACAAACAACaggctgaatgaatgaatgctcttGATGGGGCTTAGGCAATGGGGAGCCAGGAGGAGGGGAAGTAGAGGGGTAGCTACAGCTTCCTTTCGGAGGCCAGAGGGAGATATCTTAATAGATATCTTAATACAAGGCTATACCTTTGAAAGGGGTACTGTTTTCTTTGGTTCAAGATTTGATGCCTGTGTCTAAGCAAgcttctctccatcctccccaccAGCACCCCCTTTTCTGTGCATCTTGTTTTAGTTTAGGAAGTCAAAAGTTCTGGCAGCAGAATGACTTCTTCCCAAAATAGCTCTTATCCTGTCTGGATAATTACAGCTCTTCAGCCCTGCTCAGTAGCAAAGCTGCTCCCCAAAGCTGGGAAGAGAGGTTCTCAGGCAGCTGGGCCGGTCTCCTTTGGTTCTCTAGAGGTAGGGTTTGCACAGAGTTGGGCAAAGTAGTCTCCATGAAAAACCAGTTCTCACAGCCTGTCCTTTCAGATTACATAACCCTCAGGCAGGCCCAGGATGGAGACTCTGTGGTCCTGGTATGCAAGGACCCTGATTTGGGAGGACTTGACCATAGTGACTGCTccagattccattcccagcaggAATTCTCTAGTGGCTCAACCCCAGTGGCTGGCCCATGGAAGGCAATATTTGTCTCTGAATACTCAACTGTGAAGCCTCCAGGTCCACAGCTATGGAGAATACTGAACTTCATAAGCCCCTCTGGGTCTGCAGCTGTGGATAACGCCAGATTCTGCCCATGACTCTGTTAATCTCCTGCATGACTCCTTAAGGTCCTTTTGTTTAGGAATGAGATTGTGAAATGCTTCTTACCCATGGATTGAGATGATAGGGGTTGGAATCTCTCCAGAGAAGATGGGGCTAAACCAAGGGGAGCATTCCTATCGGATGTGTACTAGGAGATCTCAAGAAGTAGGCCAGAGAAACTGACTTCTCCTTTGGTCCGGAAATAACGCATCTTTTGATAAGATGGGCTGCGATGCCTCTGATGGACAGGGGGTAACTTGCCTGGATACTGGACCTCCTGGCCTCTGGATGTGACTTCTCAGGCTCTCAGAGGATGAGGTGGTTTCCTTCTTGCCGCATCTATCAATTATGCAAGAAACCAATGCTGGAAATTAGGGCAGTTACCAGAGGAGGCCCTCTCAGTGGTATCCAAGACAGACTTGCAATGTCTTTAGGGTCACATGTCATTTGATCCCTGGAGGAGAGGGTTGTCAGATTCCTGTTGACTTCTGAACCCTGGGGGAGCTCTGCTCTGAGGCACCTTATTTACAAAGGAAAGCCCCTAGTCTCTTAGGAACCCAGGAGTGTCTGCATTCATGAAGGAGGCTCAGAATCCTACAATGCGAAGTATTTGAAAGGAATCCTGGGAACTCTCTTTCTCACTTCCCCAGTCCTCTTGCCTtgtatagagcagtggttctcaagcttcctcatgctgtggccctttaatacagttcttcatgctgtggtgacccccaaccataagattatgtTTGTCGTTATTTTTATAACcctacttttgctactgttacagaTTGGAATGTAACTGTCTGTGActtccgatggtcttaggtgaccccttgCAACCCACGGGGTTAGGACAGCTGTTCTACCTGGTGGTTGAGAGGATAATTTCAGGAGCATAGAGCAGTATGGATGAAAATGAGGCAGGGTGCCTCCGAAACCCTTTCACAGCAGCTTGGCCCCACTACACAGCCTCTTACCCCGTCAGGTGGCACATTGGTCATTTGCACCTGTCCCAGGCAGCCACTTCTGGAGCAAGATGAACAGCTGGTAGCTTCTGGCCATGACTTGCTACTTTGGGGACAAGTTAGGTTGACCATTAGGGTCTATTACTGAAAGTCCTATTTCTCATGAACCCTTGTTAGTCCTGGACAACCCAGAAGTTGTGGAATGGTCTGTTTTAACACCAGCCTCTGGATATGGAGCTGAGGGGCAGATTTCCCAGCCTCACTGTAAGACCTGGGCCGCTGGCTCTTAACCCTATTGTAATAAGGGCAGGAAAATGTGATTCCTCCTTGGCTTTGATAGTGGAACTGAAGCAGCTAAACTTCCTTAGTTTTCTATTGTTAAAATAAtcccacagaggcacacacacctTGGACTTCCTAGTATacgtttttcttttttgtttacctaatttatgtatttttgtctgGAAGTATGTGGGTCAGTGTCCTACATTTGTACCCAGTACCCcgggaaaccaggaaaggcatCAGATTACCGGAACTGGAGTCACATACAACTCTGAGCcatcatgttggtgctgggaatggaacctaggtctgaaagatcagccagtgctcttactaaTCAAGTTGTATCTCCAGACCTCCCCAATCCCATCAGTGGACCTTGAGAAGCTACCTGCTCTCCTGACTGGACTCCAATTCCAGTTCTTTGACTTATGAGTATTTTAGTGATGTCTGAGGTGATGGCTTTAGTAAGGAGAAAGACAGTGGGCTCAGGTGGAGCAGGAAGGTTGGCTTCAGGGGGCCGACTTGAGtgaagaagcaaggaagaaaac
This window contains:
- the Septin4 gene encoding septin-4 isoform X3 translates to MASNQKATVYQKRAEAASTTHHSTSDYLRSVSPQPGPGLSAVSTSRGTETRTRTEMPRHHCTLHSPHHSPHHSPHRKNQSVQTMSSHLAGVHRNISPVREESTRRTENRPGHEVGHHSSMTSDTKCRHLSFTGEKEEDPPSKVQNPHGVKVPRRTSAHPKDEAIQTEPNRRTTAEVRSSRNVSVQEHGIRVASNPQIVIRKIPPQESEVCHSSILSEPKTSQKNMKMSSGLKLSVLRDLDGPPRAPPPRPERSVCIETKPSPKILVSETEPTMRSPTREREVGRKVTISPGKQSMQSPHRVTCQTVSEGASKSPLYPEFSPKPSNQAPSAFELTPRPLPPRSLPRYGPDCSWWALLNPKVEMPPDQSSIFDFESKSPPPLDPLESFYEMDPTPFCEDLMFQRDKASLPPSPKESLYRVPLTEVPKTLKYTSKQPIQGFSAFFLDVSEEMYNRILWWLKDEEIKHFLEDSSDDAELSKFVKDFPGSEPYHSAESKTRAARPQILEPRPQSPDLCDDDAEFRATLWPQPSDSQQYFSAPAPLSPSSRPRSPWGKLDPYDSSEDDKEYVGFATLPNQVHRKSVKKGFDFTLMVAGESGLGKSTLVNSLFLTDLYRDRKLLGAEERIMQTVEITKHAVDIEEKGVRLRLTIVDTPGFGDAVNNTECWKPVAEYIDQQFEQYFRDESGLNRKNIQDNRVHCCLYFISPFGHGLRPLDVEFMKALHQRVNIVPILAKADTLTPSEVDRKKCKIREEIDHFGIKIYQFPDCDSDEDEDFKLQDQALKESIPFAVIGSNTVVEARGRRVRGRLYPWGIVEVENPGHCDFVKLRTMLVRTHMQDLKDVTRETHYENYRAQCIQSMTRLVVKERNRNKLTRESGTDFPIPAVPPGTDPETEKLIREKDEELRRMQEMLHKIQRQMKETH
- the Septin4 gene encoding septin-4 isoform X2; its protein translation is MASNQKATVYQVYKTNKNGSKVAVSSHRGAEVTTSTPQRGHGYYSSSQRTAAAVSLSPPPPPPPSQKRAEAASTTHHSTSDYLRSVSPQPGPGLSAVSTSRGTETRTRTEMPRHHCTLHSPHHSPHHSPHRKNQSVQTMSSHLAGVHRNISPVREESTRRTENRPGHEVGHHSSMTSDTKCRHLSFTGEKEEDPPSKVQNPHGVKVPRRTSAHPKDEAIQTEPNRRTTAEVRSSRNVSVQEHGIRVASNPQIVIRKIPPQESEVCHSSILSEPKTSQKNMKMSSGLKLSVLRDLDGPPRAPPPRPERSVCIETKPSPKILVSETEPTMRSPTREREVGRKVTISPGKQSMQSPHRVTCQTVSEGASKSPLYPEFSPKPSNQAPSAFELTPRPLPPRSLPRYGPDCSWWALLNPKVEMPPDQSSIFDFESKSPPPLDPLESFYEMDPTPFCEDLMFQRDKASLPPSPKESLYRVPLTEVPKTLKYTSKQPIQGFSAFFLDVSEEMYNRILWWLKDEEIKHFLEDSSDDAELSKFVKDFPGSEPYHSAESKTRAARPQILEPRPQSPDLCDDDAEFRATLWPQPSDSQQYFSAPAPLSPSSRPRSPWGKLDPYDSSEDDKEYVGFATLPNQVHRKSVKKGFDFTLMVAGESGLGKSTLVNSLFLTDLYRDRKLLGAEERIMQTVEITKHAVDIEEKGVRLRLTIVDTPGFGDAVNNTECWKPVAEYIDQQFEQYFRDESGLNRKNIQDNRVHCCLYFISPFGHGLRPLDVEFMKALHQRVNIVPILAKADTLTPSEVDRKKCKIREEIDHFGIKIYQFPDCDSDEDEDFKLQDQALKESIPFAVIGSNTVVEARGRRVRGRLYPWGIVEVENPGHCDFVKLRTMLVRTHMQDLKDVTRETHYENYRAQCIQSMTRLVVKERNRKDRSRN
- the Septin4 gene encoding septin-4 isoform X1, which encodes MASNQKATVYQVYKTNKNGSKVAVSSHRGAEVTTSTPQRGHGYYSSSQRTAAAVSLSPPPPPPPSQKRAEAASTTHHSTSDYLRSVSPQPGPGLSAVSTSRGTETRTRTEMPRHHCTLHSPHHSPHHSPHRKNQSVQTMSSHLAGVHRNISPVREESTRRTENRPGHEVGHHSSMTSDTKCRHLSFTGEKEEDPPSKVQNPHGVKVPRRTSAHPKDEAIQTEPNRRTTAEVRSSRNVSVQEHGIRVASNPQIVIRKIPPQESEVCHSSILSEPKTSQKNMKMSSGLKLSVLRDLDGPPRAPPPRPERSVCIETKPSPKILVSETEPTMRSPTREREVGRKVTISPGKQSMQSPHRVTCQTVSEGASKSPLYPEFSPKPSNQAPSAFELTPRPLPPRSLPRYGPDCSWWALLNPKVEMPPDQSSIFDFESKSPPPLDPLESFYEMDPTPFCEDLMFQRDKASLPPSPKESLYRVPLTEVPKTLKYTSKQPIQGFSAFFLDVSEEMYNRILWWLKDEEIKHFLEDSSDDAELSKFVKDFPGSEPYHSAESKTRAARPQILEPRPQSPDLCDDDAEFRATLWPQPSDSQQYFSAPAPLSPSSRPRSPWGKLDPYDSSEDDKEYVGFATLPNQVHRKSVKKGFDFTLMVAGESGLGKSTLVNSLFLTDLYRDRKLLGAEERIMQTVEITKHAVDIEEKGVRLRLTIVDTPGFGDAVNNTECWKPVAEYIDQQFEQYFRDESGLNRKNIQDNRVHCCLYFISPFGHGLRPLDVEFMKALHQRVNIVPILAKADTLTPSEVDRKKCKIREEIDHFGIKIYQFPDCDSDEDEDFKLQDQALKESIPFAVIGSNTVVEARGRRVRGRLYPWGIVEVENPGHCDFVKLRTMLVRTHMQDLKDVTRETHYENYRAQCIQSMTRLVVKERNRNKLTRESGTDFPIPAVPPGTDPETEKLIREKDEELRRMQEMLHKIQRQMKETH